The Bradyrhizobium betae genomic interval ACGCGCCGGCGGGCCAGGTCGATCCGGTGCGCATCGAGGTGAAGACGGTGCTGGCCGTGTTTGGCCTGTTCAACATCCTGTTCGCGCTGTTCGCGGGCCCGGTCGTGACCGTGGCCTCCGCCGCGGCAAAGTCGCTGTTTTAGGATGGGGTTCGCGCTCGGTCCTCGCGCACTTCAGGCGGGCTACAAGCTCGCAGCTTTCGACCGGACCGGCTCGACCAACACCGATGCGATCGAGCGCGCGCGCGCCGGCGAACGCGGCCCGATGTGGTTCGTGACGACGGAGCAGACCGCCGGCCGGGGCCGGCGCCAGCGCGCCTGGATATCGCCGCGCGGCAATCTCGCCGCCAGCGTCCTTGAGCTGCTGGACGTCGCGCCGGCGGTTGCCGCCACCATCGGGTTTGCGGCGGGGCTGGCGGAAGAGGCCGCCCTCGAGAAGGTCAGCCTCGAGGCCGCGTTGCGCCTCGGTCCCGACAGGCCCAGATACGCCCTGAAATGGCCGAACGACGTGCTCGCGAACGGCAGGAAGCTCGTCGGCATTGGCCTCGAGGCCGAAGCCATCGGTGATCGCCTCGCCATCGTCGTCGGCATCGGCACCAATGTCGTGGGCGCGCCGGAGGGCACGCCGATGCCGGCCGTGTCGCTCGCCGCCCTCGGCGTCCAGATCAGCGCGGAAGAACTGTTCTCGGCGCTGTCCGATGCCTGGGTCGAGTTCCGCGGCATCTGGGACGATGGCCGCGGCTTTGCCGAAATCCGCAAGCTCTGGCTCGAACGTGCGGCCGGCCTTGGCGAGCGGGTCGCGATCAACACGGGAGCGACGACGCTGGAAGGCATTTTCGACACCATCGACGACACCGGGTGCCTGATCGTCCGCACCGCTGACGGCCGACGCCAGCCGGTGGCGGCCGGCGAGGTGTTCTTCGGCTCGGCCGCCTCCGTGGGAGCTGCGTGATGGCGAAGCCTGATGAACTGGTATTTGCGCCGCTCGGCGGCGTCGGCGAGATCGGCATGAACCTGTCGATCTACGGCCTCGGCAACCGCCAACAGCGGTCCTGGCTCGCGGTCGATCTCGGCGTCTCCTTCGGCGACGAGGAGCACCTGCCGGGCATCGACCTGATCATGCCCGACATCAGCTTCCTGGAGAAGGAACGCAAGAACCTGATGGGGCTGGTGCTGACCCACGCCCATGAGGACCATTTCGGCGCCATCATCGATCTCTGGCCGAAGCTGAAATGCCCGATCTATGCGACCCAGTTCAGCGCGGCGCTGTTCGAGGCCAAGCTTGCGGCCGAGCGTAACGCGCCGAAGATCCCGGTGACGGTGGTGCCGTCGGGCGGGCGCGTCGATATCGGCCCGTTCAACGTCGAGTTCATTCCGGTCGCGCATTCGATTCCAGAGTCGCATGCGCTGGCGATCCACACCTCGGCCGGCATCGTGCTGCACACCGGCGACTGGAAGATCGACCCGACCCCGATCATTGGCCGGCCGACCGACGAAAAGCGGCTGCGCGAACTGGGCGACGAGGGCGTGCTCGCTTTGATCGGCGATTCCACCAACGCCGTGCGCGACGGCCGCTCGCCGTCCGAAGCCGAGGTCGCCAAGACCATCACGGAGCTGGTGAAGGCGGCCAAAGGCCGTGTCGCAGTCACGACCTTTGCCTCCAACGTCGCGCGCCTCAAGGCCGTCGCCGATGCGGCGCGCGCCGCCGACCGCGAGGTTGTCGTGGTCGGCCGCGCCATGGAGCGCGTGTCGCAGGTCGCGCGCGAGACCGGTTATCTCGACGGCGTGCAGAACTTCCG includes:
- a CDS encoding biotin--[acetyl-CoA-carboxylase] ligase translates to MGFALGPRALQAGYKLAAFDRTGSTNTDAIERARAGERGPMWFVTTEQTAGRGRRQRAWISPRGNLAASVLELLDVAPAVAATIGFAAGLAEEAALEKVSLEAALRLGPDRPRYALKWPNDVLANGRKLVGIGLEAEAIGDRLAIVVGIGTNVVGAPEGTPMPAVSLAALGVQISAEELFSALSDAWVEFRGIWDDGRGFAEIRKLWLERAAGLGERVAINTGATTLEGIFDTIDDTGCLIVRTADGRRQPVAAGEVFFGSAASVGAA
- a CDS encoding ribonuclease J, with the protein product MAKPDELVFAPLGGVGEIGMNLSIYGLGNRQQRSWLAVDLGVSFGDEEHLPGIDLIMPDISFLEKERKNLMGLVLTHAHEDHFGAIIDLWPKLKCPIYATQFSAALFEAKLAAERNAPKIPVTVVPSGGRVDIGPFNVEFIPVAHSIPESHALAIHTSAGIVLHTGDWKIDPTPIIGRPTDEKRLRELGDEGVLALIGDSTNAVRDGRSPSEAEVAKTITELVKAAKGRVAVTTFASNVARLKAVADAARAADREVVVVGRAMERVSQVARETGYLDGVQNFRSTDVYGHLPQDKVLALCTGSQGEARAALARIANDDHPEITLNRGDCVIFSSRTIPGNEKAVGAIINNLILQGVEVITDRDHLVHVSGHPRRDELRDMIAWVRPQLLIPVHGEALHLHEHAKLARAAGVPRVLVIRNGDLIKLGPGDPGVIGEVPSGRLYKDGTILEDSKSRAVVERRRMAFSGCAFVAFAMNAQGELVDDPEVDLVGIPDKNRAGEPFDDIVFDAVVSTIEGLPKARRRDPDALAESVRRAVRSVINEHWGKKPPCLVHVLTV